Proteins found in one Salvia splendens isolate huo1 chromosome 10, SspV2, whole genome shotgun sequence genomic segment:
- the LOC121750215 gene encoding guanylate kinase 2-like produces the protein MGEAPAFIADDDVSNGLLLKSKGCETINNMGCNRTFAIGAMGNGSDSSIGVRILDKSASEWVIPTVFGTKPALSKGHSAIVLDEDRILVIKGNATSDDCFWFLEVNTAFVREHRARLGTEVVAWSKGVVGEAQIPVVISGPSGVGKGTLIAKLMEDFPMMFGFSVSHTTRAPRNNEQNGVHYHFTERDVMEKDIQDGKFLEFAAVHGNLYGTSVESVEMVTDQGKRCILDIDVQGARSVRASSLEAIFVFIRPPSFEQLEKRLRARGTETEEQIQKRLRNAKAEIDQGTSPGLFDHCLINDDLEICYENLKKLLGLSDGSGKATNLSVPETVHVPLEHTISKIDKKILINCTTPQQEKPANNMFVLDLSSIKGGAPGRTRGLIFYAAGPSMTGTNGFKMAS, from the exons ATG GGGGAAGCTCCAGCTTTCATTGCTGATGATGATGTTTCAAATGGGCTTCTCTTGAAATCGAAGGGCTGCGAAACAATCAACAACATGGGCTGCAATAGAACA TTTGCCATTGGTGCAATGGGAAACGGATCTGATTCCTCCATTGGAGTTCGGATTTTAGATAAATCCGCGAGCGAATG GGTGATCCCAACTGTGTTTGGGACGAAGCCTGCGCTGTCAAAGGGACACTCGGCTATAGTCTTGGATGAAGATCGGATTTTGGTCATTAAGGGTAACGCGACCTCAGATGATTGCTTTTGGTTCCTTGAG GTTAACACTGCGTTTGTGAGAGAGCACAGAGCTAGATTAGGGACTGAAGTGGTTGCTTGGAGTAAAGGTGTGGTGGGAGAGGCTCAAATACCCGTTGTCATAAGTGGTCCTTCGGGAGTTGGTAAGGGCACCCTCATTGCCAAACTGATGGAGGACTTCCCAATGATGTTTGGGTTCTCAGTGAGCCACACCACCCGTGCTCCAAGAAACAACGAGCAGAATGGCGTCCACTATCATTTCACGGAGCGTGATGTGATGGAGAAAGATATACAGGATGGAAAGTTCCTAGAGTTTGCAGCGGTTCATGGGAACCTCTATGGAACCAGTGTGGAGTCGGTTGAGATGGTTACCGATCAAGGAAAG AGATGCATTCTTGACATTGATGTTCAAGGGGCTAGATCAGTTAGGGCTAGCTCTCTCGAGGCCATATTTGTCTTTATCCGCCCTCCTTCATTTGAGCAGCTCGAGAAACGCCTTCGTGCTAG ggGGACTGAGACAGAAGAGCAGATCCAAAAGCGACTGAGAAATGCTAAGGCGGAGATTGATCAGGGAACCTCGCCCGGGCTCTTTGATCATTGCTTGATCAACGATGATCTGGAGATCTGTTACGAGAATCTTAAA AAACTATTAGGCCTAAGTGATGGGAGTGGCAAAGCTACCAATTTATCAG TTCCGGAGACGGTCCACGTGCCTCTGGAACACACCATCTCAAAAATCGACAAGAAGATCCTCATAAACTGCACTACTCCACAGCAAGAGAAACCGGCAAACAACAT GTTTGTGCTGGACTTATCCTCGATCAAGGGTGGGGCCCCTGGTCGGACGAGGGGTCTGATCTTCTATGCGGCTGGACCATCCATGACCGGCACCAATGGTTTTAAAATGGCAAGCTGA